In one Notolabrus celidotus isolate fNotCel1 chromosome 1, fNotCel1.pri, whole genome shotgun sequence genomic region, the following are encoded:
- the mustn1a gene encoding musculoskeletal embryonic nuclear protein 1a has product MSQLGKEEDDQMQRPEVREEELNETKNRLGLSGPAKSKTTEVMEECEKAGKAAPSVFSRAKSGGETALNTRSAKPIRK; this is encoded by the exons ATGTCTCAA CTGGGTAAGGAAGAAGATGATCAAATGCAGCGTCCTGAGGTAAGAGAAGAGGAACTGAATGAAACTAAGAACAGACTGGGACTGAGTGGACCAGCGAAGAGCAAAACGACTGAAGTGATGGAGGAGTGTG AGAAAGCGGGTAAAGCTGCTCCCTCTGTGTTCAGCAGAGCAAAGTCAGGAGGCGAGACAGCCTTAAACACGCGCTCAGCTAAACCAATCAGGAAGTAG
- the rft1 gene encoding protein RFT1 homolog: MSSQDVLKNASTLASYNVLLQVMFRVLTFLLNAFTLRFVSKELIGVVNVRLTLLYSTLVFLSREAFRRACLSGVSGTNYSWRQVINLLWLTLPLGVLWAALLVSVWLWLLEVPDPKTIPYYGPAVVLFALSGVQELLAEPLWVLAQAHMFVRLKVIAESLAMIAKCSITVVMVMFAREWGLYIFSAAHLVYTGSLVLCYIVYFTRFLGSKEAAKKSFPLNHIGDVLPGRADGEPLVDWTLARLTWSFFKQSFLKQILTEGERYVMTFLNVLSFGDQGVYDIVNNLGSMVARFIFLPIEESFYIFFAKVLVRGRDVRSQKQDEVAIAAEVLECLLKLVLVVGLIITVFGYAYSHLALDIYGSSLLSSGAGPTLLRCYSGYVLLLAVNGVTECFVFAAMSQEEVDKYNFVMLALSVSFLFLSYMLTWWAGAVGFILANCLNMGLRIVHSVLYIHRYFQSSQWKPLRGLLPSRLLMLALAVSLVVTALSEGLFCCDGGWFLRLVHIVIGALCLLIVFVTVLLTETQLVQFVRTQLLPQYRKKHT; the protein is encoded by the exons ATGAGTTCTCAGGATGTTTTGAAGAACGCGTCCACTTTAGCTTCATACAATGTGCTGCTGCAG GTGATGTTTCGTGTCCTCACATTCTTGCTGAATGCATTCACTTTGCGGTTCGTGTCTAAAGAGCTGATTGGAGTTGTCAATGTCAG gcTCACTCTTCTATACTCCACATTAGTATTTCTATCCAGAGAAGCTTTTCGGAGAGCCTGTTTGAGTGGGGTATCAGGGACAAACTACAGCTGGAGACAAGTTATCAACCTGCTGTGGCTGAC GTTGCCTCTGGGTGTGTTATGGGCAGCTCTGCTTGTCTCTGTGTGGCTTTGGCTCCTGGAGGTCCCAGATCCCAAAACTATTCCTTACTATGGCCCTGCAGTGGTGTTGTTTGCCCTGTCAGGAGTGCAGGAGCTCCTGGCTGAGCCCCTTTGGGTCTTGGCTCAAGCTCACATGTTTGTCCGACTAAAAGTGATCGCTGAGAGCTTAGCAATGATCGCTAAGTGCAGTATAACTGTGGTGATGGTGATGTTTGCCCGTGAATGGGGCCTTTACATCTTCTCTGCTGCTCAT ttgGTGTACACAGGATCCCTGGTGCTGTGCTACATTGTTTACTTCACTCGTTTTTTGGGCTCCAAAGAAGCAGCCAAGAAGAGTTTCCCTCTGAATCATATTGGAGATGTGTTGCCTGGtagagctgatggagag CCACTGGTTGATTGGACTCTGGCCCGGCTCACATGGAGCTTCTTCAAGCAGTCCTTCCTGAAGCAGATCCTCACAGAGGGGGAGCGTTACGTCATGACCTTCCTGAATGTCCTCAGCTTCGGGGATCAGGGAGTTTATGATATTGTCAATAATCTTGGATCCATGGTTGCTCGATTCATCTTCTTGCCTATCGAGGAAAGCTTCTATATCTTTTTTGCCAAAGTGCTGGTGAGAGGACGTGATGTCAGGAGTCAAAAACAG gatgAAGTTGCAATCGCAGCAGAGGTCCTTGAGTGTCTGCTGAAGCTGGTGCTGGTAGTCGGTCTGATCATTACAGTGTTTGGCTACGCCTACTCTCACTTAGCTCTGGATATATATGGCAGCTCTCTACTGAGCAGTGGAGCAG GGCCCACCTTGCTGCGCTGCTACAGCGGCTATGTTCTCCTGCTGGCTGTAAACGGTGTCACTGAGTGCTTCGTATTTGCTGCCATGAGCCAAGAAGAGGTTGACAA GTATAACTTTGTGATGCTGGCTCTGTCTGtgtccttcctcttcctttccTACATGCTGACATGGTGGGCTGGTGCTGTGGGCTTCATACTTGCAAACTGCCTGAACATGGGCCTCCGTATTGTACACAGTGTTCTGTACATACATCGCTACTTCCAGAGCAGTCAGTGGAAACCTCTGCGAGGCCTGTTACCCTCCCGGCTCCTCATGCTGGCACTCGCTGTCAGCCTTGTTGTCACAGCTCTGTCTGAG GGTTTATTCTGCTGTGACGGCGGCTGGTTTCTGAGGCTGGTCCACATCGTCATAGGAGCACTGTGTCTCCTCATTGTGTTTGTCACTGTTCTTCTCACAGAGACTCAGCTCGTTCAGTTTGTAAGGACTCAGCTCTTACCTCAATACCGAAAGAAACACACTTAA